The following DNA comes from Ornithobacterium rhinotracheale DSM 15997.
CATCCAGAATTCCGCCAAGTGGCGAGAAGTATTGGAATTTTCTGCTCTAAAGGTAGGTCCAAAAGTGTAGACCTTGCCAAGTCCCATAGCTGCAGTTTCTGCCTCTAACTGACCAGATACTGTGAGATTTGTTTTTTTACCAAAGAAATCTTCTTTAAAATCCACAGCACCTTCCTCGTTGCGTGGCTCCTCGCCCAAAGTGAAATTGGTTACTGTAAACATCTCTCCTGCTCCCTCGGCATCAGATCCCGTGATAATTGGAGTGTTTACATAGAAAAATCCTTTTTGATTAAAGTAATCATGGATGGCAAACATCAATGCGTGGCGCACACGCATAATCGCACCAAAAGTATTGGTTCTAAATCTTAAATGCGCTTGCTCTCTCAGTTTTTCGAGCGAGTGTTTTTTTGGCTGAAGAATGGTTTCTTGCAACTCATCTGGATTCACTTCGCCATACACTTCAATTTTTTTGGCTAAAACTTCGATTTCCTGACCTTTTCCTTGGCTTTCTACCACGGTTCCTGTAACTTTTAACGAAGAAGCTACACTGATTTTCTTCAACAATTCCTCGTCAAAGTTTTCAAAATCTACCACTACTTGAATGTTTCCAAGGCTTGTTCCATCGTTTAGCGAGATGAAACGATTGCTACGAAAAGAGCGAACCCATCCTTTCACAATTACCTCTTCGTGATTAGCATCTTTTCCTTTTTTCAACAAATCGTTTATATAATATCTAGTCATTTTTTTAAGATTAATAAATACAAAGGTAATTTAAATTTTAGATTTATGTAAAACAAAGGCATAATTTTTGAGCCTTCGGCGCACGATTTTTTTCATTTATGTTTTGGTCTAAAAGTTTAAACAAATGCAAAAAACCGATTTTTGATGTTTTTTAGCTTTTAAAGCTAAAAACAACTTTTTCATTTAAATTAAACCATTTTTTCAAGCATAAAAAAATCTCCACAAAATGTGGAGATTTTTGTTTTTATGAGTTTTTTAAAGTTTAATCCTCAAATTGACCGAATAGCATATTAAATGCCTCAATCATAGTTGGGTGCGTAAAAATGTAATCTCTCACCTCTTGCCATGTCATGCCTTGGCGAATGGCTAAATCCAAGAAATTAATGATTTCGTGCGATTCTGCACACAACAACTGCGCCCCGATAATTTGATCTGTCTCGGCATCTACCACCGCTTTTAGCAAGCCCTCGGTTTGTTCCAAGATTTTGGCTTTTGGGATATTTACGGCTGGTA
Coding sequences within:
- the asnS gene encoding asparagine--tRNA ligase; amino-acid sequence: MTRYYINDLLKKGKDANHEEVIVKGWVRSFRSNRFISLNDGTSLGNIQVVVDFENFDEELLKKISVASSLKVTGTVVESQGKGQEIEVLAKKIEVYGEVNPDELQETILQPKKHSLEKLREQAHLRFRTNTFGAIMRVRHALMFAIHDYFNQKGFFYVNTPIITGSDAEGAGEMFTVTNFTLGEEPRNEEGAVDFKEDFFGKKTNLTVSGQLEAETAAMGLGKVYTFGPTFRAENSNTSRHLAEFWMIEPEVAFNDLDDNMDLAEDFMKYVIKYALDHCQEDLKFLDERYKKTQEEKPKNERAELGLIERLEYVLNNKFVRLSYTEAIEILKKSKPNQKKKFKYLIEEWGADLQSEHERYLVEKHFKSPVILFDYPAKIKAFYMRLNDDKETVRAMDVLFPSIGEIIGGSQREERLDVLKEKMQKMGVSEEELWWYLDTRRFGTVPHSGFGLGLERLVLFVTGMSNIRDVIPFPRTPKNAEF